One stretch of Alcaligenes faecalis DNA includes these proteins:
- a CDS encoding DUF411 domain-containing protein, producing MIKPLLLTASLMAFSSMALAEGPAITMYQDPNCGCCGGWAQHMRDEGFEVKEVKVVKIQDVKRLFKVPENLASCHTAMIEETGQLIEGHVPAKVVKRMMNDGSVRGVAAPGMPANSPGMGPMDGNLVTVDFDGRPYSRD from the coding sequence GTGATTAAACCTTTATTGTTGACGGCCAGCCTGATGGCCTTCAGTTCCATGGCGTTGGCAGAGGGTCCCGCTATTACGATGTACCAGGACCCGAACTGTGGTTGTTGTGGGGGGTGGGCACAGCACATGCGCGATGAGGGCTTTGAGGTCAAAGAGGTCAAGGTCGTGAAGATTCAAGACGTGAAGCGGCTTTTTAAAGTCCCGGAGAACCTGGCGTCTTGCCACACCGCGATGATTGAGGAGACGGGCCAACTGATTGAAGGCCATGTGCCTGCCAAGGTCGTCAAACGCATGATGAACGATGGCAGTGTGCGTGGGGTTGCCGCGCCTGGCATGCCTGCCAATTCACCCGGCATGGGCCCGATGGACGGCAATCTGGTTACCGTGGATTTTGACGGGCGTCCTTACTCGCGCGACTGA